One Aphelocoma coerulescens isolate FSJ_1873_10779 chromosome 4A, UR_Acoe_1.0, whole genome shotgun sequence DNA window includes the following coding sequences:
- the HTATSF1 gene encoding 17S U2 SnRNP complex component HTATSF1, whose product MSGKDGNEEFYRQLQLQQQYETKPAEGEGEGESDPFTYVDPADGAAYEWDLEKKAWFPKITEDFLATYHANYGFHADETDTSSASGTAVESKQPVSSKTSGTQPSANETGQKQMDPKQKSEKRKLEPGWFHVEEDRNTNVYVTGLPPDITKDEFVQVMSKCGIIMRDPQTEEHKIKLYKDKEGNLKGDGLCCYLKRESVQLALRLLDEAEIRGYKLHVEVAKFQLKGEYDASKKKKKCKDYKKKLSQQQKQLDWRPEKKDGATRMRHERIVIIRNMFHPKDFEEDPLVLNEIREDLRTECEKFGQVKKVLIFDRHPDGVASVSFKEATEADLCKLTLNGRWFGGRQLSAETWDGVTDYQVEETAREREERLKVWESFLGDPDAKEQQTTSDSDSASNDVKLPEGKQPPEVNDTPKEDANDEAHKRENSDEGINEDGAPSTDSSLAGSDGEADT is encoded by the exons ATGAGCGGCAAGGACGGAAACGAGGAGTTCTaccggcagctgcagctccagcagcagtacGAAACCAAGCCAGCCGAGGGCGAAGGCGAGGGCGAGTCGGACCCCTTTACCTACGTGGACCCGGCGGACGGGGCTGCTTACGAGTGGGACCTGGAGAAGAAGGCCTGGTTCCCCAAG ATAACAGAAGATTTCCTGGCAACCTATCATGCCAACTATGGCTTCCATGCAGATGAGACAGACACTTCATCTGCTTCTGGTACAGCCGTTGAAAGTAAGCAACCAGTAAGTTCTAAGACATCAGGAACACAACCATCAGCAAATGAAACAGGACAAAAACAAATGGatccaaaacaaaaatcagaaaaaaggaAGCTAGAGCCAG GGTGGTTTCATGTTGAAGAAGACAGAAACACAAATGTTTATGTGACAG GTTTGCCTCCAGATATTACAAAAGATGAATTTGTACAAGTCATGTCAAAATGTGGTATCATCATGCGAGATCCTCAGACAGAAGAACACAAGATCAAACTGTACAAAGATAAGGAAGGAAATCTTAAAGGAGATGGCCTCTGTTGTTATCTGAAG AGAGAATCAGTTCAACTTGCATTGAGGCTTCTGGATGAAGCAGAAATCCGAGGCTATAAATTGCATGTGGAAGTTGCAAAGTTCCAACTGAAGGGGGAGTATGATGCAagcaaaaagaagaagaaatgtaaaGACTACAAGAAGAAGTTGTCTCAACAGCAGaa ACAGCTGGATTGGAGGCCGGAGAAGAAAGATGGGGCAACTCGAATGCGGCATGAACGCATCGTTATTATCAGGAATATGTTTCACCCCAAGGACTTTGAG GAGGACCCTTTAGTGCTAAATGAGATAAGAGAAGATTTGCGGACAGAGTGTGAAAAGTTTGGTCAAGTAAAGAAGGTTCTCATATTTGAT AGGCACCCTGATGGCGTTGCTTCTGTGTCATTTAAAGAAGCAACAGAAGCTGATCTGTGCAAGCTGACTCTAAATGGAAGGTGGTTTGGTGGCCGTCAGCTCAGTGCTGAAACATGGGATGGTGTAACGGATTATCAG GTGGAGGAGACTGcaagagaaagggaagaaaggctCAAGGTGTGGGAGTCATTTTTAGGGGATCCTGATGCAAAGGAGCAACAAACTACATCTGATTCGGATTCTGCGTCAAATGATGTTAAACTGCCCGAAGGGAAACAACCTCCAGAGGTTAATGACACACCTAAGGAGGATGCAAATGATGAAGCTCATAAGAGGGAGAATAGTGATGAGGGTATTAATGAAGATGGAGCTCCATCCACAGACAGCAGCCTTGCAGGCAGTGATGGTGAAGCTGATACATAA
- the VGLL1 gene encoding transcription cofactor vestigial-like protein 1 isoform X1, whose protein sequence is MEETRKLSSKLSKSKEPVKTEWGSQSVVFTYFQGDINSMVDEHFSRALSNAKNPQDLSTKHKGATVVLKNVDSMSPHQWNFSSHCYKPYPSSSATSMANSALNFSAAGVVGQCQPSSLQSRPAQPADLWPFPPIGTPSVTSSVYPHTLPDLHVADEPISDRKYSSLLGLLQQERCLASMQECTMKQHSSSSCLTGPARLQNMSQSSASGGERKASSYQGSENPSVSHATAGIQIHDRRRDLYF, encoded by the exons ATGGAAGAAACAAGGAAGCTCTCCTCAAAGCTGAGTAAAAGCAAAGAGCCTGTGAAAACAGAATGGGGATCTCAGAGCGTCGTGTTCACCTATTTCCAAGGGGACATTAACAGCATGGTAGATGAACATTTTTCTAGAGCTCTCAGCAATGCCAAGAACCCCCAAGATCTGAGCACAAAGCACAAGGGTGCGACCGTTGTCCTGAAAAACG taGACAGCATGTCTCCCCATCAGTGGAATTTCTCTTCACATTGCTACAAACCATATCCGTCATCTTCTGCAACAAGCATGGCAAATTCTGCTCTGaatttttctgctgctggtgTGGTAGGCCAGTGCCAGCCATCATCTCTGCAGAGTCGTCCAGCTCAACCTGCAGATTTATGGCCCTTCCCTCCAATTGGAactcccagtgtcaccagttCAGTGTATCCTCACACCCTCCCTGACCTGCATGTGGCCGATGAGCCGATCTCTGACAGGAAATACAGTTCTCTTCTTGGCCTTCTGCAACAGGAAAGATGCTTAGCATCCATGCAAGAATGCACCATGAAGCAACACTCAAGTTCTTCTTGTTTGACTGGACCTGCCAGGTTACAAAATATGAGTCAAAGTTCAGCTTCTGGGGGAG agaggaAAGCAAGCTCTTACCAAGGCTCAGAAAATCCCAGTGTAAGTCATGCCACTGCAG GTATTCAGATTCATGACAGAAGACGAGATTTGTACTTCTAG
- the VGLL1 gene encoding transcription cofactor vestigial-like protein 1 isoform X2, with translation MEETRKLSSKLSKSKEPVKTEWGSQSVVFTYFQGDINSMVDEHFSRALSNAKNPQDLSTKHKGATVVLKNDSMSPHQWNFSSHCYKPYPSSSATSMANSALNFSAAGVVGQCQPSSLQSRPAQPADLWPFPPIGTPSVTSSVYPHTLPDLHVADEPISDRKYSSLLGLLQQERCLASMQECTMKQHSSSSCLTGPARLQNMSQSSASGGERKASSYQGSENPSVSHATAGIQIHDRRRDLYF, from the exons ATGGAAGAAACAAGGAAGCTCTCCTCAAAGCTGAGTAAAAGCAAAGAGCCTGTGAAAACAGAATGGGGATCTCAGAGCGTCGTGTTCACCTATTTCCAAGGGGACATTAACAGCATGGTAGATGAACATTTTTCTAGAGCTCTCAGCAATGCCAAGAACCCCCAAGATCTGAGCACAAAGCACAAGGGTGCGACCGTTGTCCTGAAAAACG ACAGCATGTCTCCCCATCAGTGGAATTTCTCTTCACATTGCTACAAACCATATCCGTCATCTTCTGCAACAAGCATGGCAAATTCTGCTCTGaatttttctgctgctggtgTGGTAGGCCAGTGCCAGCCATCATCTCTGCAGAGTCGTCCAGCTCAACCTGCAGATTTATGGCCCTTCCCTCCAATTGGAactcccagtgtcaccagttCAGTGTATCCTCACACCCTCCCTGACCTGCATGTGGCCGATGAGCCGATCTCTGACAGGAAATACAGTTCTCTTCTTGGCCTTCTGCAACAGGAAAGATGCTTAGCATCCATGCAAGAATGCACCATGAAGCAACACTCAAGTTCTTCTTGTTTGACTGGACCTGCCAGGTTACAAAATATGAGTCAAAGTTCAGCTTCTGGGGGAG agaggaAAGCAAGCTCTTACCAAGGCTCAGAAAATCCCAGTGTAAGTCATGCCACTGCAG GTATTCAGATTCATGACAGAAGACGAGATTTGTACTTCTAG